A window from Parambassis ranga chromosome 13, fParRan2.1, whole genome shotgun sequence encodes these proteins:
- the LOC114444635 gene encoding complement C1q-like protein 2, translating into MMEANQQSYKSQVEELSKKNQALEVQLNALAGKSAPKIAFAVALGATLGPISKDTTVKYRRIFSNINNNYNSSTGIFTAPIRGVYYFTFTMFNIYGRANSVLVLMKNNDQMMATWDTKGNYGVVLQLEPGDAVFVRLLANRVIYDDANNYNTFRGFLLFTL; encoded by the coding sequence ATGATGGAGGCGAACCAACAGTCCTACAAAAGCCAGGTGGAGGAGCTGTCAAAGAAAAACCAGGCTCTGGAGGTGCAGCTGAACGCACTCGCAGGCAAAAGTGCACCGAAGATCGCCTTCGCTGTTGCTTTAGGGGCAACTCTGGGTCCGATTTCAAAGGACACCACAGTGAAATACCGAAGAATCTTCtccaacatcaacaacaactacaactcTTCCACCGGCATCTTCACTGCCCCCATCCGGGGGGTCTACTACTTCACCTTCACCATGTTCAACATTTACGGCCGGGCCAACTCTGTCTTAGTGCTGATGAAGAACAACGATCAGATGATGGCTACCTGGGACACGAAAGGCAATTACGGGGtggtgctgcagctggagcCCGGAGACGCCGTGTTTGTGAGGCTTTTAGCAAACAGGGTGATCTATGATGATGCCAACAACTACAACACCTTCAGGGGATTTCTGCTCTTCACCTTGTAA